Proteins co-encoded in one Malus sylvestris chromosome 9, drMalSylv7.2, whole genome shotgun sequence genomic window:
- the LOC126583748 gene encoding uncharacterized protein LOC126583748 isoform X1, whose product MGELAADAGLFSVGHCQPSFCPGRGMCFGPQNVKGKPIKKQERIFRAEAMLKLKKTKQHREPLTFYFRYTFGASLSESPAASFDQYLDDEHRVVKAIFPDTAKTQTNKEEWRIHMPAMQVLFLSVYLALYVKLRGKSMGKDYPPHVPHHISKILELDITRWEIRGIAGYDPSDVNLSIKGIIFSDRQGTQSWLKNIFDINLSFIVPPLLTWVSDNVMRSITESLVKTVMADLKSNVMLLAIADYEKFKKEKLETAVNSKKLRGS is encoded by the exons ATGGGTGAGCTTGCTGCTGATGCTGGTCTTTTTTCTGTAGGGCACTGCCAACCCTCGTTCTGTCCTGGTAGAGGAATGTGTTTCGGGCCGCAAAATGTGAAGGGTAAGCCGATCAAGAAGCAGGAGAGGATTTTCCGTGCCGAGGCCATGTTAAAATTGAAGAAGACGAAGCAGCATAGGGAGCCTTTAACCTTCTACTTCAGATATACATTTGGTGCTTCTCTCAGTGAGTCCCCTGCG GCTTCATTTGATCAATACTTGGACGATGAACACAGGGTTGTTAAAGCGATTTTTCCGGACACAGCGAAAACCCAAACAAACAAG GAAGAGTGGAGAATTCACATGCCGGCCATGCAAGTCTTGTTCCTGTCTGTCTACCTTGCATTATATGTTAAGTTGAGAGGCAAATCCATGGGGAAAGACTACCCTCCTCATGTTCCTCACCACATCTCCAAGATTCTTGAGCTTGACATT aCTAGATGGGAAATCCGAGGCATTGCTGGGTATGATCCAAGTGACGTTAACCTCAGCATCAAAGGAATCATATTTTCAGATAGACAAGGAACACAAAGCTGGCTCAAAAACATATTTGACATAAACTTAAGCTTCATCGTACCACCTCTCCTCACTTGGGTCTCGGACAATGTCATGCGAAGCATTACAGAATCG CTCGTGAAGACGGTGATGGCTGATCTGAAGTCGAATGTGATGTTGCTAGCAATAGCAGATTATGAGAAGTTCAAAAAAGAGAAGCTCGAAACTGCAGTAAATTCCAAGAAATTAAGGGGCAGCTAA
- the LOC126583749 gene encoding vesicle transport v-SNARE 13-like produces MSDVFEGYERHYSELSANLTKKCTIAGALDGEQKKQKVTEIKAGIDDAESLIRKMDLEARSLPPNIKAVLLAKLREYKSDLNNLKSEVKKLVSGNAYASARDELLESGMADSLTASADQRSRLMMSTERINKSSDRVKDSRRTMLETEELGVSILQDLHSQRQSLLHAHTTLHGVDDNIGKSKRVLTSMARSMNRNKWLIGTVIAVLVFVIALILYFKLK; encoded by the exons ATGAGCGACGTATTCGAAGGGTACGAGCGCCACTACAGTGAGCTCTCCGCCAACCTCACCAAAAAGTGTACGATAGCTGGGGCTCTCGATGGAG AACAAAAGAAGCAGAAGGTTACTGAAATAAAGGCTGGAATCGATGATGCAGAATCTTTG ATCCGGAAAATGGACCTTGAGGCAAGAAGTTTGCCACCAAATATTAAGGCTGTGCTTCTTGCTAAGCTGAGGGAATATAAGTCGGATCTGAATAATCTGAAAAGCGAAGTTAAAAAACTTGTATCTGGAAACGCATATGCATCTGCCCGAGATGAGTTGCTGGAATCAGGCATGGCTGATTCTCTGACA GCATCAGCTGATCAGAGGTCAAGGCTAATGATGTCAACCGAGAGAATAAACAAGTCCAGTGATAGAGTTAAGGACAGCAGAAGAACCATGCTCGAAACAGAAGAGCTTGGTGTTTCGATCCTCCAGGATCTGCATTCACAGAGACAATCACTGTTGCATGCTCATACCACG CTTCATGGAGTGGATGACAACATAGGGAAAAGCAAGAGAGTTCTGACTTCCATGGCAAGGAGTATGAACAGGAACAAGTGGCTTATTGGCACGGTCATCGCGGTTCTTGTCTTTGTGATCGCCTTGATCTTGTACTTCAAACTTAAATAA
- the LOC126583250 gene encoding CSC1-like protein HYP1, producing MIVSALLTSVGINLALCLLFFTLYSILRKQPSYLNVYSPRSVAAKEELEENNKFNFERLLPTAGWVRRAWQPSEDELLSVTSLDAVVFMRIFIFSLRVFGFAGIVGILVLLPINYLGNQLNRDFDISNLPSKSLDSFSISNVNVGSKWLWVHFCAAYIFTGVVCYLLYYEYSFISSKRIAHFYSSKPQPHQFTVLVRAVPVSSGSSCSETVENFFTEYYPSTYLSHSVVRRTNKLQRLTSDAGKLYRKLVRLRSETNTQQRLRRDGSWGLSGRKVDVLDHYGKKLDDLEDNVRMEQSSVAGKEVAAAFVSFKSRLGAAVALHIQQGANPTEWVTEMAPEPQDVHWPFFSASFIKRWISKLVVVVAYTALTILFLIPVVIVQGLTHLEQLETWFPFLKSVLDLTVVSEVITGYLPSLILQLFLSFVPPVMIMLSSMEGYISFSQIQKSACSKMLWFTIWNIFLANTLSGTVLYRFNIFLEPKKIPGILADAVPAQASFFIAYVVTSGWTSLLASELFRVSPLIWSIIKRPFSGKDDEFEVPSIPYHSEIPRVLFFELLGITYFFLAPLILPFLLVYCCLGYIIFRNQFLNVYAPKYETEGKFWPTVHNSTIFALVLMHIIAIGMFGLKKVPLASSLTIPLPILTLLFNEYCRKRFLPIFKAYPAECLIKKDREDENDRRISTFYEKLSTAYRDPALMPMLHPRSTDGHSTPLLQAGV from the exons ATGATCGTTTCGGCGCTTTTAACGTCGGTGGGAATCAATCTCGCCCTCTGTCTCTTGTTCTTCACTCTGTATTCAATACTCAGGAAGCAACCCAGCTACCTCAATGTCTATTCGCCGCGCTCGGTGGCGGCCAAGGAGGAGTTGGAGGAGAACAACAAGTTCAATTTCGAGCGGCTACTGCCGACGGCGGGTTGGGTGCGGAGGGCGTGGCAGCCCTCTGAGGACGAGCTTCTGTCAGTCACCAGCTTGGATGCTGTCGTCTTCATGCGCATTTTTATCTTCAG TTTGAGAGTGTTTGGGTTTGCTGGGATTGTTGGGATTCTGGTTCTGCTTCCGATAAATTATCTGGGGAACCAGCTGAATAGGGATTTTGATATTTCGAATTTGCCCAGCAAGTCTTTGGACTCCTTCAGCATTTCGAATGTGAATGTTGGCTCGAAATG GTTATGGGTTCACTTTTGTGCAGCATACATTTTCACTGGAGTCGTCTGCTATCTTCTTTATTAT GAGTATAGCTTTATCTCATCGAAAAGAATTGCTCACTTCTATTCATCCAAACCTCAGCCTCATCAGTTTACAGTATTAGTTCGTGCTGTTCCAGTCTCATCTGGGAGCAGCTGTAGTGAAACTGTTGAGAATTTTTTTACGGAGTATTATCCTTCTACGTATCTTTCACATTCAGTGGTTCGTCGAACTAACAAACTCCAACGTCTCACT AGTGATGCGGGGAAGCTATACCGAAAGCTCGTGCGTCTGAGATCAGAAACTAATACTCAGCAAAGATTAAGGCGTGATGGCTCTTGGGGGCTATCTGGACGCAAAGTTGATGTTTTAGATCACTATGGAAAGAAATTGGATGATTTAGAAGATAATGTGAGAATGGAGCAATCGTCAGTGGCAGGAAAG GAAGTTGCAGCTGCTTTTGTGTCGTTCAAGTCTCGGCTTGGTGCTGCAGTAGCTTTACACATTCAACAAGGAGCAAATCCCACAGAATGGGTTACCGAGATGGCCCCGGAGCCCCAGGATGTTCACTGGCCCTTCTTTTCTGCATCTTTTATAAAAAGATGGATCTCCAAGCTGGTGGTAGTGGTTGCATATACTGCTCTTACAATTCTGTTCCTCATTCCAGTTGTAATTGTGCAAGGCCTTACTCATCTTGAGCAGTTGGAAACCTGGTTTCCGTTTCTGAAAAGCGTACTGGACCT AACAGTTGTCAGTGAAGTCATAACAGGATATCTTCCAAGTCTTATTCTCCAattgttcctttcttttgtgCCACCCGTCATGATAATGTTGTCTTCCATGGAAGGATACATCTCTTTCAGTCAGATACAAAAAAGTGCATGCAGCAAGATGTTGTGGTTCACAATATGGAATATATTCTTGGCAAATACACTTTCAGGAACAGTTCTCTATCGGTTCAATATCTTTCTGGAGCCCAAAAAGATTCCAGGGATACTTGCTGATGCTGTTCCAGCACAG GCATCATTCTTCATTGCATATGTTGTGACATCTGGATGGACCAGTCTTCTAGCCTCAGAACTCTTCCGCGTGAGTCCCCTGATTTGGAGTATCATAAAAAGACCATTTTCAGGAAAAGATGATGAATTTGAGGTTCCTTCAATTCCATACCATAGTGAAATTCCTCGAGTTCTCTTTTTTGAACTCCTCGGAATAACATACTTCTTCCTAGCTCCACTAATCCTCCCGTTCCTCTTGGTTTACTGTTGTCTGGGATACATAATCTTCCGTAACCAG TTTCTGAATGTATATGCACCTAAGTATGAAACCGAAGGAAAATTTTGGCCAACAGTGCACAATTCAACAATTTTTGCCTTGGTGCTGATGCACATCATTGCAATTGGAATGTTTGGGCTCAAAAAGGTTCCCTTAGCTTCCAGTCTGACCATTCCTCTTCCGATTCTCACGCTTCTTTTCAATGAGTACTGCCGCAAACGATTCCTTCCAATATTCAAAGCCTATCCGGCTGAG TGTTTGATAAAGAAAGATAGAGAAGACGAGAACGATCGTAGAATCTCTACATTTTATGAAAAGTTAAGCACTGCTTACAGGGATCCAGCTCTGATGCCAATGCTGCATCCGCGAAGCACTGATGGACACAGCACTCCCCTTCTTCAAGCTGGAGTCTGA
- the LOC126583748 gene encoding uncharacterized protein LOC126583748 isoform X2 produces the protein MGELAADAGLFSVGHCQPSFCPGRGMCFGPQNVKGKPIKKQERIFRAEAMLKLKKTKQHREPLTFYFRYTFGASLSESPAASFDQYLDDEHRVVKAIFPDTAKTQTNKTRWEIRGIAGYDPSDVNLSIKGIIFSDRQGTQSWLKNIFDINLSFIVPPLLTWVSDNVMRSITESLVKTVMADLKSNVMLLAIADYEKFKKEKLETAVNSKKLRGS, from the exons ATGGGTGAGCTTGCTGCTGATGCTGGTCTTTTTTCTGTAGGGCACTGCCAACCCTCGTTCTGTCCTGGTAGAGGAATGTGTTTCGGGCCGCAAAATGTGAAGGGTAAGCCGATCAAGAAGCAGGAGAGGATTTTCCGTGCCGAGGCCATGTTAAAATTGAAGAAGACGAAGCAGCATAGGGAGCCTTTAACCTTCTACTTCAGATATACATTTGGTGCTTCTCTCAGTGAGTCCCCTGCG GCTTCATTTGATCAATACTTGGACGATGAACACAGGGTTGTTAAAGCGATTTTTCCGGACACAGCGAAAACCCAAACAAACAAG aCTAGATGGGAAATCCGAGGCATTGCTGGGTATGATCCAAGTGACGTTAACCTCAGCATCAAAGGAATCATATTTTCAGATAGACAAGGAACACAAAGCTGGCTCAAAAACATATTTGACATAAACTTAAGCTTCATCGTACCACCTCTCCTCACTTGGGTCTCGGACAATGTCATGCGAAGCATTACAGAATCG CTCGTGAAGACGGTGATGGCTGATCTGAAGTCGAATGTGATGTTGCTAGCAATAGCAGATTATGAGAAGTTCAAAAAAGAGAAGCTCGAAACTGCAGTAAATTCCAAGAAATTAAGGGGCAGCTAA
- the LOC126583753 gene encoding uncharacterized protein LOC126583753, which produces MGEFAAAADLYSVGHCQPSFCPGRGMCFRTENVKGKPIKKQERIFRAEAVLKLKKTKQHREPLTFYFRYTFDAPLNESPAASVDQYLDDEHSVINVIFPDTAKTQTNKEEWRIHMPAMQVLFLSVYLALYVKLRCKSMGKDYPPHVPHHISKILELDITIGEIRGIAGYDSCDVNLNIKGTIFSDRQGTQSWLRNIFDVNLSFIIPPLLAWVPDNVMRNITESLVKTMMADRKSNALLLAVADYEKFKKEKLKTAVNSKKLRGS; this is translated from the exons ATGGGTGAGTTCGCTGCTGCTGCTGATCTTTATTCTGTAGGGCACTGCCAACCCTCGTTCTGTCCTGGTAGAGGAATGTGTTTCAGGACGGAAAATGTGAAGGGTAAGCCGATCAAGAAGCAGGAGAGGATTTTCCGTGCCGAGGCAGTGTTAAAATTGAAGAAGACGAAGCAGCATAGGGAGCCTTTAACCTTCTACTTCAGATATACATTTGATGCTCCTCTCAATGAGTCCCCTGCG GCTTCAGTTGATCAATACTTGGACGATGAACACAGTGTTATTAACGTGATTTTTCCGGACACAGCGAAAACCCAAACAAACAAG GAAGAGTGGAGAATTCACATGCCGGCCATGCAAGTCTTGTTCCTGTCTGTCTACCTTGCATTATATGTAAAGTTGAGATGCAAATCCATGGGGAAAGACTACCCTCCTCATGTTCCTCACCACATCTCCAAGATTCTTGAGCTTGACATT aCTATAGGCGAAATCCGAGGCATTGCTGGGTATGATTCATGTGACGTCAACCTCAACATCAAGGGAACCATATTTTCAGATAGACAAGGAACACAAAGCTGGCTCAGAAACATATTCGACGTAAACTTAAGCTTCATCATACCACCTCTCCTTGCTTGGGTTCCGGACAATGTTATGCGAAACATTACAGAATCG CTCGTGAAGACAATGATGGCCGATCGGAAGTCGAATGCGCTGTTGCTAGCAGTAGCAGATTATGAGAAGTTCAAAAAAGAAAAGCTCAAAACTGCAGTAAATTCTAAGAAATTAAGGGGCAGCTAA
- the LOC126634222 gene encoding probable disease resistance protein At5g63020, which produces MGNIVSISLPSDPIFDSSCWGSLIQPPKYIRRLKKNLEALDHSFGELTALKADVLRKVEVAELQRSMKRLNQVQLWIEKVEKIENEVAEVKHGRVQEIQKLCCGAYCSKNYLSSYKYGKKVYKKLAEVDDLKNKGIFAEVAEETFPATLVRERPMEPAVGMEFVFYKVWSQLEDEQVGIIGLYGMGGVGKTTLLTQINNKLLHADFDLVIWVVVSKDHNVETVQDKIGDKIGFSSNSWKQKQQSDKAEHICRLLSKKKFVLLFDDIWEPIEITKLGVPIPNPHNKSKIIFTTRSEDVCGQMDAHKKTKVECLAWDKAWNLFQEKVGRETLGIHPDIQRLAQTVAKECGGLPLALITVGRAMACKKTTQEWNHAIHILKKSAHEFSGMEDKVFRLLKFSYDNLADEKVRSCFLYCALYPEDFFIFKDDLVYLWMCEAMLDEYGSVEEAKNKCYDIIGTLVAACLLEVNLDMVKMHDMIRDMALWLARDCSKENDSFLVHTSAQAAPDVKKWKIATRVSLVDNHIESIVETPKSTQLLTLLIQGSYISRSPLNMIVDGFFDYMHKLRVLDLSRNEKLTQLPSGVSNLIALQHLNLSRTGIRELSIELKALVRLKYLNLEYTNQLNFVPPELISNFHMLKVLKLFGCSSSDRILFGGERALIEEIEGLKHLEVFTLCIRSSYCFKKLFSYNIIVTSTQYLHLSDGKNYSSVLDISSLADMKHLRGLRIDEYPNLEELEIYWAGQDPNDPRNAMMRNQSRFCGLEYVDVCRCPNLKDLTWLVFASNLRILEVRDCSGMEKIIDLEIFGRMAGAVEEQNAFAKLTDLHLDSLPRLRSIYGNALPFLHLNQILVYECPALKKLPLNSTSAERCNLIIRGQKEWWNGLEWEDEVSRSVFLPYFMLEFGEVLRTDFKETDLGEFSDHLLFFSARRKYILYKDL; this is translated from the coding sequence ATGGGTAACATTGTCTCAATATCCCTGCCAAGCGATCCCATTTTTGATTCTTCCTGCTGGGGTTCCCTTATTCAACCACCAAAATACATAAGGAGGCTGAAAAAAAACCTCGAAGCTCTGGATCATTCTTTTGGAGAACTGACCGCTTTGAAGGCTGATGTATTGAGAAAGGTTGAGGTTGCAGAGCTGCAGAGATCCATGAAGCGATTGAACCAGGTACAACTGTGGATTGAAAAGGTGGAAAAGATTGAGAATGAAGTCGCAGAAGTTAAGCATGGTCGAGTTCAAGAAATTCAGAAATTGTGTTGCGGAGCTTACTGCTCAAAAAACTACTTGTCCAGCTACAAGTACGGAAAAAAAGTGTATAAAAAGCTGGCAGAAGTCGATGATTTAAAGAACAAGGGTATTTTTGCGGAGGTCGCAGAAGAAACCTTCCCGGCAACTTTAGTCCGTGAAAGACCTATGGAACCAGCTGTTGGCATGGAATTTGTGTTTTATAAGGTTTGGAGCCAGCTAGAAGATGAACAGGTGGGAATAATTGGATTGTACGGGATGGGAGGGGTGGGTAAGACTACCCTACTGACCCAAATCAATAACAAATTGCTCCATGCTGATTTTGATCTCGTGATATGGGTTGTGGTATCCAAGGACCACAATGTTGAAACTGTCCAAGATAAGATTGGTGACAAGATTGGGTTTTCCAGCAACTCGTGGAAACAAAAACAGCAGTCAGACAAAGCTGAACACATCTGCAGGCTATTGAGCAAGAAGAAGTTTGTGTTATTGTTCGATGATATATGGGAGCCTATTGAAATAACCAAATTAGGGGTTCCTATTCCTAACCCGCACAACAAGTCTAAAATAATCTTCACCACTCGCTCGGAGGATGTATGTGGTCAGATGGATGCTCATAAGAAGACTAAAGTGGAGTGTTTGGCGTGGGACAAAGCATGGAACTTGTTTCAGGAGAAGGTTGGGAGGGAAACACTTGGTATTCACCCAGATATTCAACGACTTGCTCAAACTGTTGCAAAAGAGTGTGGAGGTTTGCCACTCGCACTAATTACTGTTGGTCGGGCCATGGCTTGCAAGAAAACAACTCAAGAGTGGAACCATGCGATTCACATTCTGAAAAAATCCGCGCACGAGTTTTCAGGTATGGAGGATAAGGTGTTCCGTCTTTTAAAATTTAGTTATGATAATTTAGCCGATGAGAAGGTCAGATCTTGCTTCTTATATTGTGCTCTATATCCAGAAGATTTCTTCATATTTAAAGATGATTTAGTATATCTTTGGATGTGTGAGGCAATGTTGGACGAATATGGGAGTGTAGAGGAAGCAAAAAACAAGTGTTACGATATTATAGGAACTCTTGTTGCTGCATGTTTGTTGGAAGTTAACTTAGATATGGTAAAGATGCATGATATGATTCGTGACATGGCATTGTGGTTAGCTCGTGACTGTTCAAAAGAGAACGACAGTTTCCTTGTCCATACAAGTGCCCAAGCAGCGCCGGATGTCAAAAAATGGAAAATCGCAACAAGGGTGTCGTTGGTAGATAATCATATTGAAAGTATCGTTGAAACACCAAAATCTACCCAGTTGTTGACCTTATTGATTCAAGGAAGTTATATTAGCAGAAGTCCTCTCAATATGATTGTTGATGGCTTCTTCGATTACATGCATAAACTGCgagttttggatttgtctagAAATGAGAAGCTAACCCAATTGCCATCTGGAGTTTCAAACCTGATTGCCTTACAGCATCTGAATTTGTCTAGGACTGGTATAAGAGAATTGTCGATCGAATTGAAGGCCTTAGTGAGGCTAAAATATTTGAACTTGGAGTATACAAATCAACTTAATTTTGTTCCACCAGAACTAATATCAAATTTTCACATGCTAAAAGTTCTGAAATTGTTCGGCTGTAGTTCTTCAGACAGAATTCTTTTTGGTGGTGAAAGAGCCCTGATAGAGGAAATCGAGGGTTTGAAACACCTTGAGGTATTTACTTTGTGCATACGAAGTAGCTATTGTTTCAAAAAATTGTTCAGCTACAACATAATAGTGACCAGCACTCAGTATCTACACCTCTCGGATGGCAAGAACTACTCAAGCGTTCTAGATATATCATCTCTGGCGGACATGAAACATCTTCGTGGCCTTCGTATTGATGAATATCCTAACCTGGAAGAATTGGAGATTTATTGGGCAGGACAAGATCCTAATGATCCTCGGAACGCAATGATGAGAAACCAAAGTCGCTTCTGTGGCCTTGAGTACGTAGATGTATGCCGGTGCCCAAATCTCAAGGACCTGACATGGCTCGTTTTCGCGTCCAATCTCAGAATCTTAGAAGTGCGTGACTGCTCTGGGATGGAGAAAATAATCGATTTGGAAATATTTGGTAGAATGGCAGGTGCGGTGGAAGAACAAAATGCTTTCGCAAAACTTACAGATCTGCATTTGGATTCACTACCGCGGCTAAGGAGCATATATGGCAATGCCTTACCATTTCTGCATCTCAACCAAATCTTGGTATATGAATGTCCGGCGTTGAAGAAGCTGCCACTCAACTCTACCAGTGCCGAACGATGTAATCTCATTATCAGGGGACAGAAAGAGTGGTGGAATGGCTTAGAATGGGAGGATGAAGTTTCTAGAAGTGTTTTTCTTCCCTACTTCATGTTAGAATTCGGAGAGGTTCTCAGAACAGATTTCAAAGAAACTGATTTGGGGGAATTTTCAGATCATCTATTATTCTTCTCCGCAAGGAGGAAATATATATTGTACAAAGACTTGTAA
- the LOC126583746 gene encoding uncharacterized protein LOC126583746 has protein sequence MLQLLFPLPCSINKYVHLLTLKKNMILKLSSSVIWSRKMGEFAAAAAGLFSVGHCQPLFFPGSGMCFGPENIVCKPIRKQERICRAKAVLKSKKTMQHREPLNFYFRYTFDAPLNESPAVLYSSLSLSLSLSNKRTITHRSKLLHNLQASFDQYLDDKHRVFKAIFLDTAKTQTKEEEWRIHMPAMQVLFLSVYLALYVKLRCKSMGKDYPPHVPHHISKILELDVTRWEIRGIAGYDPSGVNLSVKGIIFSDRQGTQSWFRNIFDINLSFIVSPLFTWVPDNVM, from the exons ATGCTGCAACTTTTGTTTCCCTTGCCTTGTTCCATAAACAAATATGTCCACCTGCTAACCTTGAAGAAAAATATGATATTAAAATTAAGCTCAAGTGTAATATGGTCAAGGAAAATGGGTGagtttgctgctgctgctgctggtcTTTTTTCTGTAGGGCACTGCCAACCCTTGTTCTTTCCTGGTAGCGGAATGTGTTTCGGGCCGGAAAATATAGTGTGTAAGCCGATCAGGAAGCAGGAGAGGATTTGCCGTGCCAAAGCGGTGTTAAAATCGAAGAAAACGATGCAGCATAGGGAGCCTTTAAACTTTTACTTTAGATATACATTTGATGCTCCTCTCAACGAGTCACCTGCAGTACTatattcatctctctctctctctctctctctctcaaacaaaAGAACAATCACTCACAGAAGCAAGCTCTTGCATAACTTGCAGGCTTCATTTGATCAATACTTGGACGATAAACACAGGGTTTTTAAAGCGATTTTTCTGGACACGGCGAAAACCCAAACAAAAGAG GAAGAGTGGAGAATTCACATGCCGGCCATGCAAGTCTTGTTCCTGTCTGTCTACCTTGCATTATATGTAAAGTTGAGATGCAAATCCATGGGGAAAGACTACCCTCCTCATGTTCCTCACCACATCTCCAAGATTCTTGAGCTTGACGTT aCTAGATGGGAAATCCGAGGCATTGCTGGGTATGATCCGAGTGGCGTCAACCTCAGCGTCAAAGGAATCATATTTTCAGATAGACAAGGAACACAAAGCTGGTTCAGAAACATATTCGATATAAACTTAAGCTTCATCGTATCACCTCTCTTCACTTGGGTCCCGGACAATGTCATGTGA